The sequence TCGCCGCCGCCAGCTCGAGCGTCGCCGCCAGCGCCGGATTAGCCGGACCCAAATCGTGCTCTACGCCGACAGCCGCCTCCCCGGGACCGCCGTGGACCGCGGCCTCGAACTTCCTGTTCTTAATTCTCTTCCGGTGTTTCTTTACTCCCTCAAGGCGGAGCAGCCGCCGGTGGAGTGCGCCGTGTGTCTGTCCGAGTTCGAAGATAGGGAAATCGTGCGGCTCCTGCCCAAATGCAACCACTCTTTTCACATTGAGTGTATAGACATGTGGTTCCGTTCTCACTCCACCTGCCCCCTCTGCCGCTCCCCGGTCGAAAAGGTGGCGGAGCGGATGGCGACTGAGGTGAGGGCGAATCAACCGGTGCAGAAACCGAACTCGTCGGAACCGGGCTCCAGTTCCGGGTCAGGGCTCTGCGCCACGTGCCAACACGAGGAGGGGAACGGGGATGGTAACTCTGCACAGCCGGGAGGACGGAGGAAACGGCCGGAATTGGTGGAGGTGAGAATAGACGTGCCGCCGAGGAGGGCCGAATGGGAGAACGAGTTGAGTCAGAGTTCGCCGGCGAGTCGGCTGTTGTCTTTGAAGAGAATTCTGAGCATGGGGAGAAAATCCCCGGCAGGGGTGGGGCCAGCTACGCCTTGCGTGTCGGGAACGAGCAGTGGCGCGGCCGAGTTAGACGTGGAAAATGGGATCGGCGAGTCGAGTGGCGAACCGGGTCGGGTTCAAACACCGAGGGTGTGAAGAGGAAGCAACCATGTAGTTTCAGGGAAAACGACATGGGGCTATTGTTGAAATATCGCGCTTCGAAACGTATCGTAGCGGACACGTGGCGCGCTAAGAGAAGGGATAAGATCCCGAGTAGGCGCTGCTGTGTTTTGACTGcggtattttcttttttcttttttctttttagaggGAAAGTGCAGTATTTGTTGTACAGATAAATAGATAGGAAAATATATGGATGAAGTTATCCAGTGAgacaaactttattttcttcttttatttacatattctaatttttccttttttttatttttaaatataaattacaattttttctcatatatttattacttctttaaattatatttaatatatctgTCATTCattattatctaataaataaattcatccgttaaaaattaattatctatttatcattaaattaaaaattttaattatttaatgattacaaacatttttaattattgggtatgaatcaataattatgttcttaattactaaattgaacatttattttttctattaataactttactaaaacaaacatatgaaatattattgtaagTATGGGATGGATGTAATTaccactaaaaaaaaaaaaataaagtatgatGTCTCCATAAGTGTGGGGGTGTTTTTcatgttgaaatattattaaagattccatatatatataaatagaaaaacgTTAAATAGGTACACTTATAATTGGGCAGGAAGGTACCTCGAAATGCATTGCCTTAAACATTCTCTCTACTTGAAAAGGACTACACTAtcattttagtaatttaaagaatatttgaatttggtgATAtcacttcaaaaaaaaaaatatttttatatcgtcgctaaatataattaataaaaaataaaaattatacattcttagtgataattttaaatttattaattgatattttgtttttacagatatcattttttgttgatcaTGTAGTGTATTTGACTGTACGGATaaagttattatatatttctatttgaaACTTATGTAATTTAGAATATTGTTGACTAAATGtacaataaatcaaacaataaaattagaaaactcaaaataaaaatggatacAAACAACActaagtttatatttattgaattttatgagGGGTGGAGGGGGAATGAATTTACCTTTCTTGCCCATAACTCCCACAGACACCATGTGGTGGTGGTACCCAATAGGCGGCTACAGAAAGTCAAAATCCGTGGTCAATGTTCAATTGTATCCCTCCATCAGCACAACGTACACCCCCCCAGATGCAACG comes from Sesamum indicum cultivar Zhongzhi No. 13 linkage group LG10, S_indicum_v1.0, whole genome shotgun sequence and encodes:
- the LOC105171549 gene encoding RING-H2 finger protein ATL2 codes for the protein MGDTDHQELRIETDPGKGYALSGKIMLSAIVVLFAVVIFMVGLHLYARWYLIRLRRRQLERRRQRRISRTQIVLYADSRLPGTAVDRGLELPVLNSLPVFLYSLKAEQPPVECAVCLSEFEDREIVRLLPKCNHSFHIECIDMWFRSHSTCPLCRSPVEKVAERMATEVRANQPVQKPNSSEPGSSSGSGLCATCQHEEGNGDGNSAQPGGRRKRPELVEVRIDVPPRRAEWENELSQSSPASRLLSLKRILSMGRKSPAGVGPATPCVSGTSSGAAELDVENGIGESSGEPGRVQTPRV